A DNA window from Phragmites australis chromosome 11, lpPhrAust1.1, whole genome shotgun sequence contains the following coding sequences:
- the LOC133884505 gene encoding probable mediator of RNA polymerase II transcription subunit 26a, producing MADGLDRWRDFFRGAGAGICEVIENAILVAAADAPRELLHRRDRIAERLFTAHCRNAATPPPSLGSVAASATPAMPVEEDKGSVRRIAEKESKVDSSINGAHDGAHGHDSDDDSDSDDERLRRAAASNYGHNYDDDDDEEEDEQHAADEEEEEQDHEADELEALTNEIDEESQIVGEVLRIKDLLLHKENHSDATLFESLRRLQLMQLSVSTLKATEIGRAINRLRKHNSLEIRHLVRTLIEGWKVLVDEWVNTTNAALADNSPGSSNPSVVDEEEEEGLPSPPLDEGAFFATQTTSIQLSEFFDEMDEDGNLRHNNDANLGNKRGNTGGRPANHSAVARQEPPRPSPEAVERVQFRRPELASQEPSMRHTNPQKPQSSSLQVKPHGMLNKQSKPSSFESGPGRPLKAAPQQKPFGDMKLKQTREHISVERKPTARQMDKSRLALQQSAGVKLAKPKIYDDGLDNNRKLEAAKRRLHEGYQEAENAKRQRTIQVMELGDIPKPRVQNRQPMVKSRNNIRNWANGRR from the exons atggctgacGGGCTGGATCGGTGGCGCGACTTCTTCcggggcgccggcgccggcatcTGCGAAGTGATTGAGAACGCCATCCTTGTGGCGGCCGCCGACGCGCCGCGGGAGCTGTTGCACCGCCGCGACCGCATCGCTGAGAGGCTCTTCACTGCGCACTGCCGCAACGCCGCGACCCCGCCGCCGTCCTTGGGCAGCGTTGCGGCCTCGGCTACACCGGCCATGCCCGTGGAGGAGGACAAGGGCAGCGTGCGCCGCATCGCTGAGAAGGAGAGCAAGGTGGATAGCAGCATCAACGGCGCCCACGACGGGGCGCACGGCCACGACTCGGACGACGACTCGGACTCCGACGACGAGCGGCTCCGCCGCGCAGCGGCGAGCAACTACGGCCACAActacgatgatgatgacgacgaagaaGAGGATGAGCAGCACGCGgcggatgaggaggaagaggaacaggACCACGAGGCTGACGAGCTCGAGGCGCTCACCAATGAAATCGACGAGGAGTCACAGATCGTCGGCGAGGTCCTTCGCATCAAGGACCTCCTCTTGCACAAGGAAAACCAT TCGGATGCCACTTTGTTCGAATCGCTGAGGAGGCTGCAGTTGATGCAATTGTCTGTCTCCACCCTAAAG GCTACTGAGATTGGGAGGGCTATTAATCGGCTGCGGAAGCACAACTCACTGGAGATCCGTCACCTCGTGCGCACTCTCATCGA AGGTTGGAAAGTTTTGGTTGATGAGTGGGTCAATACTACTAATGCTGCTCTGGCAG ATAACTCCCCTGGCTCTTCAAATCCTTCTGTtgtggatgaagaagaagaagaagggcttCCTTCTCCACCTTTAGATGAAGGAGCCTTCTTTGCAACCCAGACTACTTCTATTCAACTTTCTGAG TTCTTTGATGAAATGGATGAAGATGGAA ACTTGAGACATAATAATGATGCCAACCTTGGAAACAAGAGGGGAAATACTGGTGGGAGGCCTGCAAACCATTCAGCAGTTGCAAGGCAAGAGCCTCCTCGTCCTTCTCCTGAAGCTGTCGAAAGGGTTCAATTCAGGAGGCCGGAATTGGCAAGCCAAGAGCCATCAATGAGGCACACAAACCCGCAAAAACCTCAAAGTTCAAGTTTGCAAGTCAAACCACATGGCATGCTCAACAAGCAATCTAAGCCCTCAAGTTTTGAATCTGGGCCTGGGAGACCATTAAAGGCAGCTCCTCAGCAGAAACCCTTTGGTGACATGAAACTTAAACAGACTCGAGAGCATATTTCTGTTGAAAGAAAGCCTACAGCGAGACAGATGGAT AAATCAAGGCTCGCTCTACAACAGTCGGCAGGAGTCAAACTGGCAAAGCCGAAGATCTATGATGATGGCTTGGATAATAACAGGAAGCTGGAAGCAGCAAAGAGAAGGCTCCACGAGGGTTACCAGGAAGCCGAGAATG CCAAACGGCAGCGCACGATACAAGTAATGGAGCTGGGTGACATACCAAAGCCTAGGGTTCAAAACAGACAACCTATGGTGAAGTCAAGGAATAACATTAGGAATTGGGCAAATGGGCGGCGCTAA
- the LOC133885919 gene encoding isopentenyl-diphosphate Delta-isomerase I, chloroplastic-like isoform X1, with translation MAMVAARPLVLLTSALAALGVGPRAWPRLAVSSSTSASGLPRPAVALCWRRSFAAAAGGAVMGKAGPGAVDTDAGMDAVQRRLMFEDECILVDEQDNVVGTSPSITQRSATKVTFPLVWTNTCCSHPLYCESELIEDKCLGSETQRCVSCLINWELRLKITS, from the exons ATGGCGATGGTGGCGGCACGCCCCCTCGTGCTCCTCACGTCCGCCTTGGCGGCCCTCGGCGTTGGGCCTCGGGCATGGCCCCGCCTAGCCgtttcctcctccacctccgcctcggGGCTCCCCAGGCCGGCGGTCGCCCTCTGCTGGCGCCGCTCGttcgccgccgcggccggcggcgcCGTGATGGGGAAGGCTGGCCCCGGAGCCGTCGACACCGACGCGGGGATGGACGCCGTCCAACGGCGGCTCATGTTCGAGGACGA GTGTATTTTAGTGGATGAACAAGACAATGTCGTCGGCACGAGTCCAAGTATAACT CAAAGGTCTGCGACAAAAGTGACATTTCCACTTGTCTGGACAAACACTTGCTGCAGTCATCCTCTATATTGTGAGTCTGAGTTGATTGAGGATAAGTGCCTAG GGTCAGAAACGCAGCGTTGCGTAAGCTGTTTGATTAACTGGGAATTACGGCTGAAGATTACCAGTTGA
- the LOC133885919 gene encoding isopentenyl-diphosphate Delta-isomerase I, chloroplastic-like isoform X3, translated as MAMVAARPLVLLTSALAALGVGPRAWPRLAVSSSTSASGLPRPAVALCWRRSFAAAAGGAVMGKAGPGAVDTDAGMDAVQRRLMFEDECILVDEQDNVVGTSPSITWTASCSWSVM; from the exons ATGGCGATGGTGGCGGCACGCCCCCTCGTGCTCCTCACGTCCGCCTTGGCGGCCCTCGGCGTTGGGCCTCGGGCATGGCCCCGCCTAGCCgtttcctcctccacctccgcctcggGGCTCCCCAGGCCGGCGGTCGCCCTCTGCTGGCGCCGCTCGttcgccgccgcggccggcggcgcCGTGATGGGGAAGGCTGGCCCCGGAGCCGTCGACACCGACGCGGGGATGGACGCCGTCCAACGGCGGCTCATGTTCGAGGACGA GTGTATTTTAGTGGATGAACAAGACAATGTCGTCGGCACGAGTCCAAGTATAACT TGGACTGCTTCCTGTTCATGGTCCGTGATGTGA
- the LOC133885919 gene encoding isopentenyl-diphosphate Delta-isomerase I, chloroplastic-like isoform X2, with amino-acid sequence MAMVAARPLVLLTSALAALGVGPRAWPRLAVSSSTSASGLPRPAVALCWRRSFAAAAGGAVMGKAGPGAVDTDAGMDAVQRRLMFEDECILVDEQDNVVGTSPSITQRSATKVTFPLVWTNTCCSHPLYCESELIEDKCLETQRCVSCLINWELRLKITS; translated from the exons ATGGCGATGGTGGCGGCACGCCCCCTCGTGCTCCTCACGTCCGCCTTGGCGGCCCTCGGCGTTGGGCCTCGGGCATGGCCCCGCCTAGCCgtttcctcctccacctccgcctcggGGCTCCCCAGGCCGGCGGTCGCCCTCTGCTGGCGCCGCTCGttcgccgccgcggccggcggcgcCGTGATGGGGAAGGCTGGCCCCGGAGCCGTCGACACCGACGCGGGGATGGACGCCGTCCAACGGCGGCTCATGTTCGAGGACGA GTGTATTTTAGTGGATGAACAAGACAATGTCGTCGGCACGAGTCCAAGTATAACT CAAAGGTCTGCGACAAAAGTGACATTTCCACTTGTCTGGACAAACACTTGCTGCAGTCATCCTCTATATTGTGAGTCTGAGTTGATTGAGGATAAGTGCCTAG AAACGCAGCGTTGCGTAAGCTGTTTGATTAACTGGGAATTACGGCTGAAGATTACCAGTTGA